CTGCATGTCTGGTGCCAAAGCCCTGATCTCAATACTGTTTTTAGCAATACAGGCATCAATAGTCACATCTGCTATTGCAACCCCAGCAGTTATACCTATCAAGCAACTCAATGCGACAGCAATAGGCACCTTACCAAGAAGAGCTATCATCAACGCTGAGGCACAACCAAGAACACCAGCCACTATAAAGTATGGCCTTCTCTTATATCCTCTGACAGGAAAAACATCAGTAAAGAGACCCCAAATTGGTTTCATGACCCATGGGATATAATATAAGCCCATGTACAACTGCACTGCTGATGGTTGAACCTTTTGAACATCTTTCCAGTAGTAGTCTGTAACAACTTTAAAGAAAGATCCAGATAAGCCCTGGCTAAAACCATACACCACAACTACACCAAAAATGAATGTGGGGTTTAGCTGAGAAGACAGCATTTGTAGCCATTGAAATGGCTCCATGAGGATGTAGAGAGGATTTGTTCTTGAACATGTTTCTGATGACTGACAATCATCTTTTTTTGAGGAATCTGTTGGAGATTTCTCCACTAGCTCTCGGGTTTCAAGAGGATCCATGTTGAAGGCTTGAAGGAATGTATGCAATTGAAAATGCTATGGTTGTTGAGAATTAAAACGTTAATGAGAACCTGAGAAGCAATGGGTGTTGACTTCAAAAACTTGAGAACGAGGTTTGGGACTCCATGATCCCCCATGTGTGATtattgcttaattaattaaaaaagagaaaccGTGGGGGTACCCCTGCCGTGGATATAAAATTACAACTCGCCATGAGTATTTGACCAATTAAATCTGCCTCTCTGGAAAGTTACCAAAGATGTCAACACAAAGTAACCCTACAAAACAGGAAGACAGGACAGGCTTTAAGCTTGCCCAAATTATCCAAGGAAGTCTTATTTCAATGGATCTCCGGGAATCTCCGTGCATAACCCtgttaattaaatgatattttttcccCATTCGACAGATGGAATTGGATTCCTCGGTTGatattctctgttttttttaagcatttgaGGGTACGCAGATCTCTTTGAATAcggttaagaaaataatttatatttttttaagaatatttttaaaatataaaaacctcaacattatttaaaaaatacatttaaaaaaatttaaattttattttattttttttatttcagattaatttttttaaatatttttagatattttaatatgctaatatcaaaaataattttttaaaaataaaaaatatattattttaatatatatccaAGAACACACTCTAAAAAGCTCCTTCTGAAACTTATAATCTGAGGCGGTAAAGAAGTAGACTTCGTAAATACAGATTATAGGTTAATGAAAATCAATCAACACTTCACAGCCGGTCTCAAAAAAGAAGTAGAACACAACGACAAAACGAACAAAAGAAACTTCAAAAATTTCTGGCAAGTGAAACACTATTATATTAGATTCCTATTACAGAAAACATTTGTATATAAACAAACTGTTATGACTGGAGCACAAATTTACATGTATTGATTTGTGTTTCTTCTATCAGTACTGATGATACATCTCATACATGTCACTGCTGCCAGCGATCATTCATGCCGCGAGGAGCTTCTGAATGTCCTTCTGTAacaggaaaagagaagaaaaattttaagaaagctGGTTGATACTTGAAATGTGAAGACAGGATTGGTATGCAGATGGCATGGTTCATAAGAGCAGATGTTGCCACTTCCTATCAGTCATGACACATAGAAGAATTCAAAGAACATACAAATGcttgaaaagagaagaaaagtgtACCTCGATTTGGAAAGGTGACGTTGTTGGTTGATATCTCTCCACAACCTTGCCATTCTTGTCCACCAAGAACTTCTCAAAGTTCCACTTGATCAAATCACCTAAAAATCCTCCAGCACTTGATTTCAGAAACTGATAGACTGGAGCTGTACTTGGTCCATTCACATCAACCTGTCATGCAACACCTTGAGTAATTAAATTGTTCTTTTTCCAAGAGACATTTTACAAAAATAGGAGAGAAAAATTCCGCTTACCTTATCAAATATTGGAAATTCTGCTTTGTACCTGGTACAAGCAAATTGTTTAATCTCAGGGTTTGATCCGGGTTCTTGCCCACCAAACTGATTGCAAGGAAAAGCCAGAATTTCAAAGCCTGCAATGAAAGTTACATAATAGAGATTAGCTTCATCAATTTAATGAAAGAGAGATCTTTACACTATTGCTTTAAATTTCTCAAATCAAGTAAAGAGATGATGCAAATAGGCTACTTAATGGTGTGGATATCGAAATATCCCCAGGAATGTTCTCTTCATTATATTGATATGGTGTCCGTAAATTTATTGATCTGACAATATTGTTACTCTTACAATCTTAACAAAGATAGAAGCCTGCTATGATCCTGGAGATTTTCAATGTCCACTAGTTGCAGGACACCACACGAATACAATGTCAGAAGAGCTTCAGGTGCATGACAAAACATTAGATTGCTCATTAACTAGGGCTAGCAGAAATTAAAATCTATATAACATGCATGAGACGGGCACAAACTCCCTCTTCAAATAGTAGTTCAAATACCACTCCCCTATCACTCCCACATACAAATTGAGCCACCTATTTTAGATGTGTGAAGGCTTTGGGTGccaaaagaaagcaagaacataTCAAATAGAGCGAAAGATCACACCAATTCCATCGGCAGCCTCATCGCAAAGGTATTAAGCTTACAAAAGCAGAACTTCTTTCCAAAACAATCAGGTTGCAGGCACTAAAAAGCCAAAAATCAAAATGCTTTCCTCACAAAAATTTAGCTTACCTTGAGTTTTGTACTTCTCGTATATGTGTGTGAGTTCCGAATAATTTGATGATGTCAAACCACTGGAGTCAGAACAAAAACTTCCAATAAGATCTCAAGTGTCGTGAAAAaagtagataaataaaaatttggtaCAACTTCGAAATATATGTTCTTCATATACAAGACACGTAACAAACTAAGCTAATCAACCAACTATGAGAGAACAAAACAGATCACAGAATGAAGCATTCTCGAAGGAGAGAGTACCATTTCGAAGCGACATTAACAATCAAGAGAGCTTTCCCCTTAAATTTGCTAAGAGCAACAACCTTCCCATCAATATCCTGCATCAAGTAAATGGAAAAAAAGGTTATTCCTCACTTTGCATCTTCATATTTTCAGGGCTAATTATGAATCAATATCTAGGATCTTCAAATCTTACAGCCACAAAAACTATATTCCAGTGTGCATAGCTCTTGATTCTTATGCACTCTACCAGTCCAAGAAGTGCAAAAACATTTCAAGTTCAAAACTTTTACCAATTCAAACAGCAAAGATTTATCTTTACATCTACTAAGTTGAAACCTAACAACCTCATGAACAATCAAGTCCAAACTCCTAAATCAAGCaagagaaatcaaaacaaatcccaGCTTCCATGACTCAAAAAGGTGATAAACTGAACAGTTGAACCAGtactgtaaaaaaacaaaaagctttATCAAAAGAGCTACTACCTTAACAGTGAAGTCATGAACAGATTTCTCTGTAGCAGCTCTAGCAAAAACACCAAAGGACCGGGCTTTAGAGGCAAACCCAGGAAGATTTGGAGACTGTAAAGAAAACCCACGTTGCAAAAAAGCAGATTTGGAAGGCCCAAgtgaggacttgattgaagtGACAAAGGAAGCCATTGTTGTAGGGTTTGGATGGATTTTCAAACCCGGTACGGATGAACAGGAGAAAGGTAAGGAAGCCATGTGGTACTACTGTTTGAT
The Populus nigra chromosome 3, ddPopNigr1.1, whole genome shotgun sequence genome window above contains:
- the LOC133689939 gene encoding phospholipid hydroperoxide glutathione peroxidase 1, chloroplastic-like — its product is MASLPFSCSSVPGLKIHPNPTTMASFVTSIKSSLGPSKSAFLQRGFSLQSPNLPGFASKARSFGVFARAATEKSVHDFTVKDIDGKVVALSKFKGKALLIVNVASKCGLTSSNYSELTHIYEKYKTQGFEILAFPCNQFGGQEPGSNPEIKQFACTRYKAEFPIFDKVDVNGPSTAPVYQFLKSSAGGFLGDLIKWNFEKFLVDKNGKVVERYQPTTSPFQIEKDIQKLLAA